A stretch of the Uranotaenia lowii strain MFRU-FL chromosome 3, ASM2978415v1, whole genome shotgun sequence genome encodes the following:
- the LOC129754513 gene encoding GTPase-activating protein, whose translation MADDTRKVRVEEQLKIKIGEAKNLLGRNGNNCGGATSGSKENRDVYCTVALDQEEICRTPTIERTLGPFFGEEYQFEIPRSFRYLSVYVWDRDRHLKQDKPYGKIAIKREDLHQYNHKDHWFPLRPVDEDSEVQGMAHLEITIDDGVGNLKQSNEFDDCSSFQVTTSTNNSTSSFGSVISSASSDTKENSTSSHHHHHQLHHLHHQGFLMNSSVNSTNLKLSFPSKSASSAGSGGSGGGTLRTIFGGSSDFGNNVQQQPFRNILDSSSSTSRSSRISIKLTECVNLARKNGLCDPYAILTAHYSNKKKLTKRTKVKKKTVNPEFGDTVSFDLCVDACSDSKGDSNNTYTVVPLGGADLCEVVITFWHDSPGMGDDVFLGEIKLPVRGKQQLNAVQHSAWYYLQPRTSHSRPTRTCATPPGTRLSCDNSLGSLRLKLNYTADHVFPLATYDQLLNILIQSIDQKPITSSAVHILGEIIQNKTEVAQPLVRLFTYTNLIAPMIKALADHEISKLTDPTTIFRGNTLVSKMMDEAMRLSGLHYLHNTLRPIVEEIFADKKPCEIDPARVKDKSQIDSNLVNLQDYVEKVFEAITKSAVRCPTVLCQIFHDLRECAAKYFPQNKEVRYSVVSGFIFLRFFAPAILGPKLFDLTTEPVDEQTTRTLTLISKTIQSLGNLVSSRSAQQPCKEQYTGQLYKKFCTERHVEAIKHFLEVISTVGATNITDADATPMLEPVVLKEGMMTKRAQGRKRFGRRNFKQRYFRLTTQSLSYAKAKGKQPICDIPLSEILAVERLTERSFKMQNIFQVSDREPY comes from the exons GCGAAGCGAAAAATTTACTCGGACGCAATGGCAACAACTGCGGCGGGGCAACATCGGGCTCGAAGGAAAACCGAGATGTGTACTGTACGGTGGCCTTGGACCAGGAGGAGATCTGCCGGACGCCGACCATCGAACGAACGCTGGGACCCTTCTTCGGGGAGGAGTACCAGTTCGAGATACCGCGCAGCTTCCGGTACCTGTCGGTGTACGTGTGGGATCGGGATCGGCACCTCAAGCAGGACAAACCCTACGGAAAGATTGCGATCAAGCGGGAGGATTTGCATCAGTATAACCACAAAGACCACTGGTTCCCGCTGAGGCCAGTCGATGAGGATTCCGAGGTGCAAGGAATGGCTCATCTGGAAATCACGATCGACGACGGTGTCGGAAATCTGAAGCAAAGTAATGAATTTGACGATTGTAGCAGCTTTCAGGTGACGACCTCGACCAACAACAGCACCTCCTCGTTCGGTAGTGTGATTAGTAGTGCGAGTAGCGACACGAAAGAGAATTCCACCTCCTcccatcatcaccatcatcagcTTCATCATCTGCATCATCAGGGCTTCCTGATGAACAGTTCTGTGAATAGtacaaatttaaagttaagTTTCCCATCCAAAAGTGCAAGTAGTGCCGGAAGTGGGGGAAGTGGTGGGGGTACATTAAGGACAATTTTCGGCGGCAGCAGCGACTTTGGCAACAACGTACAACAGCAACCGTTTCGCAACATTCTCGACAGCAGCAGCTCGACCAGCCGGAGTTCGCGGATATCGATCAAACTGACCGAATGTGTGAACCTGGCCCGGAAAAATGGCCTCTGTGATCCGTACGCAATACTAACTGCTCATTATTCAAATAAGAAAAAGCTAACGAAACGTACTAAGGTGAAGAAGAAGACGGTGAACCCGGAATTCGGCGATACCGTGAGCTTCGATTTGTGTGTAGACGCGTGTAGTGACTCGAAAGGTGATAGTAACAACACGTATACGGTGGTACCCTTGGGTGGGGCCGATCTGTGTGAAGTGGTGATAACATTCTGGCATGACAGCCCGGGTATGGGGGATGACGTTTTCCTCGGGGAAATCAAACTTCCGGTCCGTGGCAAACAACAGCTGAATGCGGTTCAGCACAGTGCGTGGTACTATCTACAACCTCGGACAAGTCACTCGCGGCCAACGCGAACCTGTGCAACCCCTCCGGGGACTCGACTCTCTTGTGATAACTCGCTCGGATCGCTCAGACTCAAACTTAACTATACCGCGGATCACGTTTTCCCTCTAGCGACCTACGATCAACTCCTCAACATCCTCATACAATCGATAGACCAAAAACCCATCACCTCCAGTGCCGTTCACATCCTGGGGGAAATCATTCAGAACAAAACCGAGGTAGCTCAGCCACTCGTGCGACTCTTCACCTACACCAACCTCATAGCCCCAATGATCAAAGCCCTGGCAGATCACGAGATCTCTAAACTCACCGACCCAACGACGATCTTCCGCGGCAATACGCTCGTTTCAAAAATGATGGACGAAGCCATGCGACTCTCCGGTCTACACTACCTGCACAATACCCTGAGGCCGATCGTCGAAGAAATCTTCGCCGACAAAAAACCCTGCGAAATCGATCCGGCCCGGGTCAAGGACAAGAGCCAGATTGACTCCAATCTTGTGAACCTTCAGGACTATGTCGAAAAAGTGTTCGAAGCCATCACCAAGAGTGCCGTTCGCTGTCCCACTGTGTTGTGCCAAATCTTTCACGACTTACGCGAATGTGCGGCCAAGTACTTCCCCCAAAACAAGGAGGTGCGCTACTCAGTCGTTTCGGGGTTTATTTTTCTGCGATTTTTTGCACCAGCCATCCTGGGGCCAAAGCTATTTGATCTGACGACCGAACCGGTG GACGAACAGACGACACGCACCCTGACGCTGATCTCGAAAACGATCCAATCGCTGGGTAACCTGGTCAGTTCCCGGTCGGCGCAGCAACCCTGCAAGGAACAGTACACCGGACAGTTGTACAAAAAGTTCTGCACCGAGCGGCACGTCGAAGCCATCAAGCACTTCCTGGAGGTGATCTCGACGGTGGGTGCAACGAATATTACGGATGCGGACGCGACCCCGATGCTGGAACCGGTGGTGCTCAAGGAGGG GATGATGACCAAACGGGCCCAGGGTCGGAAGCGTTTCGGCCGGCGGAACTTCAAGCAGCGCTACTTTCGGCTCACCACCCAATCGCTCAGCTACGCCAAAGCGAAGGGCAAACAACCGATCTGTGATATACCGCTGTCCGAGATACTGGCCGTAGAGCGGCTCACCGAGCGCAGCTTCAAGATGCAGAACATCTTCCAGGTGAGTGATCGCGAGCCCTACTAG